The Corallococcus caeni genomic interval GCCTGTCGACGGGGGCGCCGTGTCCCGCAAGGTCAGCACCACCAGCTACGGCGCGCTCATCGGGCTGCGCTTCCAGGGCGTGCTGGACATCGGGCCGCAGGGGCTGGTGCCCTTCGCGGGCCTGCTCACGGGGCCCACGGTCATCTCCTCGAAGCGCGAGGGCTCGGCGCTCCAGGAGAAGGTCACCCAGGCCTGGGTGGGCTCGCTTGGCGCCACGCTCCGCCTGTCCGCGAAGTGGGGCCTTACCGCCGAATACCGCTTCACGTTCCTGCGCGGCCCCGTGGAGTCCCCGGACGCGGCGAAGTGGGCGGGGCCCTTCAGCTTCAGCCACGGCGGCAGCGGGTTCGCGCTCGGTGTGACCTATGCGTTCCCTCCGGATCCGTCCCGGCCGGTGAGCCACTTCTAGCGTCGTGGAAAGTTCCAACGCGAGAGCAGGCGAGCGGTAACGAAGCGGGGAGTCCGGGGAATGGTGTGCACGGCGGGCTCTGTTGGGGAGCGACAAAAGAACCCGCCCCTCATCCCGGAGAGTCCCCTAGCATGCGTGAGTCGGCCGAAGTCATTTCCGGTCCCAGGAAGATGTCCATGCCCCCCTCTGAACAGCCGAAGACTGACGTCGAGAAGGAACTCTCCGAGCTCCGCCGCGAGGTCATCGAGTCGCGCAACCTCGTCATCAAGACGGACAACCTGCTGAAGAACCTCCACGCGGAGGTGAAGGCGGTTGGCAAGCGTCACGAGGACTTCCAGAAGCGGCAGTGGCTCTCCTCGGCGGTGGCCTACGCGCTCTTCGCGGTGCTGGCGGTCGGTGGCGCGGTCCTGGTGAACGGCGCGCGCAGCTCCAGCAACACCAACGAGCGCGAGCGGCTGGAGAAGCAGGTGGCGGACCTCTCCGGGCAGCTGGAGAAGCAGCGCGCGGACACCACCGCGCACCTGACGTCCCAGCGCGCCGCGGGTGAGGTCTACAAGATGATGACCACGCTGCCGGGTGACGAGCGCCTCAAGGGCATCGACGCGCTGGTGAAGCTGGACACGTCGAAGCTGTCCTCGCTGGAGCGCCAGGCCCTCAACGACCGCGCCGCCATCCTGCGCCGCGAGACGGGCGACGCCGCCCTGGAGCGCGGGAAGATCGCCTTCCGCAAGAACGAGATGCCCGCCGTGGTGGAGAACCTGTCGCGCTTCCTGGCCATGAACCCGCAGGAGGCCGACGCGCTGGACGCGTCCTTCTTCCTGGGCACCGCCTACAACCAGCTGCGTCAGCACGACAAGGCCGTGCCGCTGCTGGCCCGCTTCGTGGAAGGCGACAAGAAGTCCAAGACGCGCGACTACGCCATGCTGCTGCTCGCCCAGTCGTACCAGGAGACGGGCGCGTTCGATAAGGCGGCGGACACGGTGCGCGACGCGCTGGCCACGTACCCGGCCACCCAGTACCTGTCGCAGTTCCGCGGCCGCCTGAGCTCCGCGAAGCGCGCCGCCTCCGGTGGCACCGACGCCGCCGCGCTGCCCGCCGCCGCGCCGGCTGGCGCGCCGCAGGCCACCCCGGCCGTGCAGACGGCCCCCGCGGGCCAGTAGTCCCCGGAAGCCCGCCGCCGTCCGGTGCCTTTGCGCTTCCGGACGGTGTGCAAGGGAAGGATTGCCACCCGGGGTCCAGGGTCGTAAGACCTGGGCCCCGTGTCCGCTCCCGACCCTCGGAAAGACCCCCGCTTCCGCACCTACCGTGGCGCCGCGTACGGGGTCCACATCACGCTGGCCACGCTGTTCTCGCTGTGGATGATCTGGAACGTGGGGCACTCCGTCGCGGCGATGACGCCCGAGCGGCCCCCGGCCGTGACTCCGCCCCTCACCGTGCGCGAGTGCCTGGACGCCGCGGACGCGCACTGGAAGGACCTGGAGGCCGAGCGCGAGAAGCTCGTGCACGTCCTCCCCGCCCGCAAGGTCGACCAGGAGTGGATGCGCTTCCGCACCGACTGGCTGACGCGCGTGCGCAAGTCCGAGTCTGAGTGCGCCCTGGAGTCGAGGGACCCGACGCGCGTGGAGCTGCGCAAGGTGTACCGCCACCTCACGCGGGTGCAGGACCTCTACACCATCCACGCGGTGCAGTACGCGGGCGAGGTGGGCGGCGCGGTGGACGCGCTGCACGCCGCCTTCGACACCGCGCGCCGCATGGACAGCGGCCGCTAGGCCGCCCGCGTTCAGCGCGTGGGCAGCACGGTGGAGTAGCGCCCCGTGCTGTCGGACACCGTCTGCGCCAGCAGGATGGAGTCCGGCCGTCCCGCCACCGTCACCACGCGGAAGAAGCGCACGGACGCGTTCGCCGCGACGCCGTCCGGCGCCACCGCTGGGTCCGGGGGCAGGGTGATGCGGCCGCTCAACGAACGGCCCCGCGACAGGGTGAACGCCGCCAGCTCCAGCGGCGCCGTGTCGTCGGCGCCCGCCGGCACGGTGACGAAGCGGCTGACGCGCGGCAGGTTCTCCCCGGGCAGGAAGTCCAGCCGGTACTCGCCCGGGTCCAGGGCCAGCTCGAAGCGGCCCTCGCTGTTGGTGGTGAGGGGGGACTCGAAGCCCACGGGCGGCTGCGGCCAGCCGGTGAGGGCGCCCACCGGCTCCACCACGATGCGCACGCCCGACGCGGGGCCCGTGCCCTCCGGGTTCTTCACGCTGCCGACGACGCCCCTGCGCGCCGGGCACGTCACGTCCGGCAGCGCCGTGTCCACCTGCGCCACCGCCACCGGCTGGAGCGTCAGGCGCGAGGGCGAGCCCGGCGGGGGGACCACGACGAGCGTGAGCGTGGAGTCCTCGGCGGCGGGCAGCGACAGGAGCTGATAGCGCCCCTGGGCGTCCGTCAGCACCGGCTGGCCCTGGAACGTGCCGCCGCCGGCCACGCGGCCCTGGAGCGCCACGCGCGCGCCGGCCATGGGGGTCTGTCCGTCCGTCTCCAGTACGCGGCCCTCCACGCGCACGGCCGCTCCGGGGTCCCCCAGCTCCAGCGGGGAGGAGGGGATGCGGGACGGCTCCACCACGAAGGTCTTCCAGGGCATCAGGTCCCCGGCGCTCACGGGGGTCGCGCGCAGGAGCACCGTGTCGCGCGAGGCGTCCTCCACGCTGAGCGCCAGCTGGAACGCGCCCGTGTCGCGGGCCACGCGGGCGCGCTGGGACAGCGGGCGCAGCAACTCATCCAGCGCCTGCACCTCCATGTCCGCGGCCACCTTCCGCGAGCCCTGGAGCACCAGCGTCCCCGCGAGCGTCACGACGCGCGAGGCGGTGGGCAGGTCGAACGTCACCGTGCCGCCCGTGGCGGGGTCCACGGAGGCGGTGCGCGACAGCGGCGGCAGCGCGGTGTCCAGCGGCGTGAGCGTCACCGTGTAGTCGCCGCTGCCCACGGGCAGCGCCCATGCGCCGTCGTCCGGGGTGAGTGTCGTCTCGTAGCGCCGCGCGACGCCCGGGATGAGGCGGCTCTCCCCCGTGGCGAGCAGGTGGACGGGGGCGCGGTAGGGGACGGGGGCCGTGCCGCCATCCGCCGTGGCGGCGGCGCCTCGCGACACCTCGCCGCGCAGGCGCACGGGGCTGAACAGCTCCAGGTTCTGCTCCGGCCGCAGCCGGTCCACCGGGAAGTCCTGCGCGAGCAGGCCCGCCTTGGGCAGGGGCTGCACCTCCACGACGATGTCGCCGCCGGGGTTGCCGCAGCCGTCCACGAAGCACACCTGGCCCGCGGCGCACTCCGCGTCGGAGCGGCACACCAGCTGGGGCGGTGGCGGTTCGTCCTCCAGGAACGCGCACCCGGCCCCGGTCAGCCCGAGCGCCAGCGCCAGGGCCCCGAGCGCGCGCCTCACTGGCAGTCCCCCGCCACCGTGTTCACCACCCACGAGTAGGAGGTGACGAAGCCCGGGTTCTTCACCACGCCGCCGTCCGCGAGGAAGACCTCCTCCGGTGGATCCGGCTGGCGGTTGGTGAGGTGCCGGTCCGTCACGAGCGCCTCCACCAGGTGGATGCCCGGCGGGGCCAGCGGGTTGTTGGCCGAGCGCAGGTCCATGCGCAGGGTGCCGCGGTCGTCGCGCCGGGGCTGGCCGGTGTTGGCGAGGACGATCTGCCGGTAGAAGCCCGTGGGGTTGGACGGGTTGTAGTCCACGTACCACTCCACGGTGATGCGGTCGTCGACGTCCAGGTCCTCCACCACCACGTTGAAGTCCTGCGTGCAGCTGCCCACGCCGAAGGCGCGGAGGATGCGCTCGGAGGGCTCCACCTGCTCCTCCAGGACGCGCGGCGGCCGGTTGCGGAACTGGGGCACGCTCTCCAGCAGCGCCTCGTCCTGGGGGATGAGGCAGCCGGAACCCGCCGCGAGGGCCGCCAGTCCCAGCGCCGCCACGAGCGGCTGGAGGATGCCCCGGGACTGTCGCGGCGCGTGGCGGTGCATGGCGTGGCTTTGAGGGAACCCTATAGCAGTTCCTCGGTCTCGTCCGGGGGAAGGGGGCCGCCCGTCTTCTCCGCCTCCAGCTTCTCCAGGTGGCGGAAGATGGTGCGCGGGTCGACGCCCAGGTCCTTGGCCGTCTTGGTGCGGTTGCCGTTGTTCCGGGCGAGCACCTCGTTGATGTAGCGCTTCTGGAACTCCTCCTTCGCCTGGAGCAACGGCATGATGGGCTCCAGGTTCTCCGGCTTGAGGTCCAGGTCGTCCGCGCCGAGCAGCGGCTTGTCCGCCAGCACCACCGCCTTCTTCAGGCGGTTCTCCAGCTCGCGGATGTTGCCCGGCCAGCCGTACTTCTTCATGGACACGGCGGCCGCGGGCGTGAAGCCGCGCGCCTTGGAGTTGAACTCGCGCGCGTACTTCTGGAGGAAGAAGCGGCCCAGGACGATGACGTCCTCGCCGCGCTCGCGCAGGGGCGGCAGCTTCACGGTGACGACGTTGAGGCGGTAGTAGAGGTCCTCGCGGAAGGTGTTCCGCTTCACCTCCTCTTCCAGGATCTTGTTCGTCGCGGCCACCACGCGGATGTCCACCGGCTCGCCGCGGTTCTCGCCGACCTTGTAGACGACCTTGTCCTGGAGTGCGCGCAGGAGCTTCACTTGGAGCTGGAGCGGCATCTCGCCGATCTCGTCCAGGAACAGCGTGCCGCCGATGGCCGCCTGGAACTTGCCGGGCCGCGTGGCCACCGCGCCGGTGAAGGCGCCCTTGGCGTGGCCGAACAGCTCGCTCTCCAGCAGGTTCTCCGGGATGGCGCCGCAGTTCACCGTGATGAACGGGCCCTTGGTGCGCGGCGAGCGGCGGTGGATCTCCCGGGCAATCAGCTCCTTGCCCGTGCCCGTCTCACCCGTGATCAGCACGGAGATGTCCGTGGGGGCGATCTTGTCCAGGCGCTTGTACACGTCCCGCATGCCCTGGCACGAGCCCACGATGTCGCCGTAGCGCTGGTCCTCCAGCTTGCGGCGCAGCTCCGTGTTGTCCAGCTTGAGGTCGTTCACCAGCAGCGCGTTCTGCAAGAGCAGGGACGCCTGCGCCGCGAACACGGTGAGCATGTCCAGGCTCTTGGGCTCGAAGCGGTTCACCAGCCGGTCGTTGCCCACGTAGAGCACGCCGAACAGGTCGCCCTTGTGCATGACGGGCACGCACATGACGGAGTGGACCTTGAGGTTCACCACGGACTCGCTGGCCTTGAACTCCGGCGCGTCCAGCGCGTCCGCGACGATGATGGCCTTCTGGTCCTTCACCACCTTGGAGATGATGGAGTCGGACAGCTTCTCCACCGCGTCCTCGATGTTCTCCCGGGCCACGTTGCGCGCGGCCTTCACGCGCGGCTCGCCGCTCTCCATCAGGATGAGGAAGCCCTTGTCGGCGCGAGTCACCTCGATGGCCTCGTCCAGCAGGCTCTCCAGGATGCGGTCCACGTCGTAGCTGCCGAAGAGCCGCTCGCTGAACGCGGTGAGCCGCTTGAGCAGCACCAGCTCCCGGCCCACCACGCCGGGCAGCTCCGCGGTGTGCGAATCCGACGAGGCCGTGGCGGCGGAGGGGAGCGTCACCTCGCGCTCCGGCACCTCGCGGCGGATGGGTTCGCGGGGGGCGTCCTCGCGGGAGAAGGTCAGCTCGGTGCCGCCGACCTTGACCACGTCGCCGGTGGACAGCGCGTGGTTGTCGCGGCGCTTGCCGTTGACGTGGAAGGTGGCGCCCAGGCTGCCCACTTCGTAGCGGGTGCCGTCGAAGGTGACGTGCAGGGCGCTGGCGGGAACGCCGGCGTCCTCCAGGGGCACGTCGTTGTCGGATCCCCGCCCCAGGCTGGTGATGCGCTTGAGCAGGGAGACCGTGCGGACCTTTCCATCGGGGGTGCGGACGGTGAGGCTGGCCATGGGCGGACTTTGGGTTTCTGGGGCTAGAACGTGAGGGAGAAGCCGGCGCCCAGCCCACCATGGGTGGAGTACAGCCGCACGCGCGGCGGCGCGGCCTGGGAGACGGTGGGAGAGGGCTTCGGTTCGGGGCGGGACTCCACGGTGGTGCTCGTCACCACCTGGTCCTCGTGGTGGTAGACGGCGTCCACCACGCCCAGGGTGTAGACGGTGTAGAAGCCGGTGGCGGAGGCGAGCTTGAGCAGCTGCCAGGTGTCCGCCTGCCGCGCGCGGTCCGTGGGGATGTAGCGCACCGGGATGGACGCGCGGCCGTCCTCGTCCAGCACGTTGTCGATGTTCACGAACCGCTCCTCGAAGAGCGAGTCGTACGCGAAGAACGCGATGATGCTGGTGATGGCCAGGGCGCCTTCGGTGGCGGCGAAGACGATGCCCATGCTGTTGCGGCCCTGCTGGAACTGGCCGGCGCCGAAGGGGACGAAGTTGACCAGGAAGTTGCGCTTCTCCACGGTGCGCACGGTGACCTGGCGGGCCAGCTCCTCCGCGCGGCGGCGCTGCGTCTCCAGGGCGACGCGCTCCTGTTCACGGCGCTCCTGTTCGGCCTTCTCTCGCTCCAGGCGCAGGCGCTGTTCCTGGCGGAGGAACTCGCGCTCGCCGGCCATCTGGTTCTTCAGGTCCTCGAAGTAGGCGACGGCCGGGGGCGGGACGACGAAGGGGTCCAGGCTGAAGTCGGGGTCCAGCCGGAGCACGGCGCGCAGGTGGCGCTCGGCCTCGTCGGTCTTGTTGAGGTTGAAGGCGGACAGGCCCGCGAGCTTGTGCAGCTCCACCAGGTCCTCTTCGGGCAGGTCGCCGCGGTCGATGCGCTGGCCGGCGCGCTCCAGCACCTCGGCGTACTTGCCGTATTCGAAGGACGAGCGCAGGGCCGCGACCTCCGGATCCGCGCCGTTGGGCACCTGGGCGCGCGCGGACGCGGGGCCGAGCAGGGCCAGGAGGAGGGTGACGAGAAGCAGCGGGCCGCGGCTCATTCGGGCGCCAGGCTCCCGCGCAGGGTGGTGGGCTTGCCGGGCTCCAGCAGGACGACGCGCTTCTCCGTCTTGTAGCCGGGGGAGGAGATCTCCACCTCCACGCGGTGCTGGAAGCTGGCGGGGCCCCGGGGGGAGCGGATGTCGAAGGGGCGCTGGAGGCTGTCGTGCGCGGTGCGCTCGGTATCGCCCACGCGCACGGTGGCGTCCGGCGGCTGGTAGTCGAGGGCGAGCTGCGAGGACTTGAGCAGGGCGCGCAGGCGGAAGACGTTCTCTCCGTCGGGCTTCACGTCGATGGTCTCCGTGGCGTCCTCGCAGTAGCCGCAGGAGACGGTGATGGTGTGCGGGCCCGGCGTCAGGTGCACGTCGTGCTGCGCCAGCTGCTGCGTGCCCGCGGGGCCGTCGTCCACGCGGATGGAGCCGTAGGGGCGCACGAGGATGGACACGGGGAGCCGGCCGCCGCGCGCGGGCTTCGGGTCCTCCCGCGGGTCGAGGCTCGCGACCATCGTGGGGCGCGACGTGCGATCCGTGGAGGAGGGGAGGCGCGGGTTGGTGTCGGGGGGCGCGATGGCGTCGCGGCCGGGAGTGCCCGTGCCACCCGTGCCCTGTGCGCCGGTGGGGCGTGAGCCGGTGGGCGTGGCCGGGGCATCGCCCGTGCCCTGCGTGCCGTTGGGAGCGCCCGCGATCTGCGCGCCGTTGGGGCTGCCCGTACCTTGCGCGCCGCTGCCCTGCGTTCCGTTGGTGCCGTCCGTGCCGTTGAGAGCGCCCGTGACTTGCGCATCGTTGGGCGCGCCCGTCGTTCCGCCCGTGCCCTGTGTGCCGGCGGCTCCAGCGGTGCCAGCCGGAAGCCGCGGACCCGTGGCCGTGCCGTCGGCGGCCTTCGTGCCCTCGGCTCGCGGACCCACGGTCTCCACCTTCGGCGTTTCGGTCTCGGCCGCGTTCATCCGGTACAGCTGCCAGCCGCCCAGCCCCAGTGCGAGCGCCACGCCCGCTCCGATGCCCGCGCGGATGCCGCGCCTGCGCCACGTGCGCCGCCGCTGCTGACGCTGGAGGCCCTTCAGCAACCCCAGCGCCCGCTCGTTCGTCGCGTCCAGCGCGAGCACGTGGTTGAGGCACGCCAACGCGCGCGGCGTCCGCTTCTCCGCCAGTTGCCGCTCGCCGCGCTCCAGCAGCGCCGCGACGATGCGCTGGCGCGCGAGCCGCTGGTACGACGGTGGATCCGCGAAGAAGGAGATCAGCTCCTCGCCCACGCGCGGGAACCCCAGCCCCGCGAGCGCATCCGCCAGCGCGTCGCGCAGCTTCCCCGCGTTGGGGTAGCGCCGCGCCGGGTCGCGCTGGAGGCACGTCGCGCAGATCTCCGCCAGCTCGTCCGACAGCGCCGGCACGCGGCGGCGCGGGTCCTCATAGGCCCCGTCCAGGATGCGCTTCAGCGTCGCCGTGGTGTTCGACGCGGTGAAGGGCAGCCGGCCCGTCATCAGCGCGTAGAACATGATCCCCAGGCTGAAGACGTCCGCCTCCGGTCCGGCCTCCAGGCCCTCGATGATCTCCGGCGACATGTGCGCGGGCGAACCCACCAGCGCGCCCGTCACCGTCATCCGGTCCTCGATGTCGAGCAGCCGCGCGATGCCGAAGTCCATGAGCTTGAGGACCCCGTCCTCGCGCACCATGACGTTCTCCGGCTTCAGATCGCGGTGGATGACGCCCGCCTCGTGCGCGTGCGCCAGCGCCGCCGCCAGCTCGTGGATGATCATCGCCGCCAGCTCCG includes:
- a CDS encoding carboxypeptidase regulatory-like domain-containing protein; translation: MRRALGALALALGLTGAGCAFLEDEPPPPQLVCRSDAECAAGQVCFVDGCGNPGGDIVVEVQPLPKAGLLAQDFPVDRLRPEQNLELFSPVRLRGEVSRGAAATADGGTAPVPYRAPVHLLATGESRLIPGVARRYETTLTPDDGAWALPVGSGDYTVTLTPLDTALPPLSRTASVDPATGGTVTFDLPTASRVVTLAGTLVLQGSRKVAADMEVQALDELLRPLSQRARVARDTGAFQLALSVEDASRDTVLLRATPVSAGDLMPWKTFVVEPSRIPSSPLELGDPGAAVRVEGRVLETDGQTPMAGARVALQGRVAGGGTFQGQPVLTDAQGRYQLLSLPAAEDSTLTLVVVPPPGSPSRLTLQPVAVAQVDTALPDVTCPARRGVVGSVKNPEGTGPASGVRIVVEPVGALTGWPQPPVGFESPLTTNSEGRFELALDPGEYRLDFLPGENLPRVSRFVTVPAGADDTAPLELAAFTLSRGRSLSGRITLPPDPAVAPDGVAANASVRFFRVVTVAGRPDSILLAQTVSDSTGRYSTVLPTR
- a CDS encoding tetratricopeptide repeat protein; this translates as MPPSEQPKTDVEKELSELRREVIESRNLVIKTDNLLKNLHAEVKAVGKRHEDFQKRQWLSSAVAYALFAVLAVGGAVLVNGARSSSNTNERERLEKQVADLSGQLEKQRADTTAHLTSQRAAGEVYKMMTTLPGDERLKGIDALVKLDTSKLSSLERQALNDRAAILRRETGDAALERGKIAFRKNEMPAVVENLSRFLAMNPQEADALDASFFLGTAYNQLRQHDKAVPLLARFVEGDKKSKTRDYAMLLLAQSYQETGAFDKAADTVRDALATYPATQYLSQFRGRLSSAKRAASGGTDAAALPAAAPAGAPQATPAVQTAPAGQ
- a CDS encoding sigma 54-interacting transcriptional regulator, which translates into the protein MASLTVRTPDGKVRTVSLLKRITSLGRGSDNDVPLEDAGVPASALHVTFDGTRYEVGSLGATFHVNGKRRDNHALSTGDVVKVGGTELTFSREDAPREPIRREVPEREVTLPSAATASSDSHTAELPGVVGRELVLLKRLTAFSERLFGSYDVDRILESLLDEAIEVTRADKGFLILMESGEPRVKAARNVARENIEDAVEKLSDSIISKVVKDQKAIIVADALDAPEFKASESVVNLKVHSVMCVPVMHKGDLFGVLYVGNDRLVNRFEPKSLDMLTVFAAQASLLLQNALLVNDLKLDNTELRRKLEDQRYGDIVGSCQGMRDVYKRLDKIAPTDISVLITGETGTGKELIAREIHRRSPRTKGPFITVNCGAIPENLLESELFGHAKGAFTGAVATRPGKFQAAIGGTLFLDEIGEMPLQLQVKLLRALQDKVVYKVGENRGEPVDIRVVAATNKILEEEVKRNTFREDLYYRLNVVTVKLPPLRERGEDVIVLGRFFLQKYAREFNSKARGFTPAAAVSMKKYGWPGNIRELENRLKKAVVLADKPLLGADDLDLKPENLEPIMPLLQAKEEFQKRYINEVLARNNGNRTKTAKDLGVDPRTIFRHLEKLEAEKTGGPLPPDETEELL
- a CDS encoding tetratricopeptide repeat protein, yielding MSRGPLLLVTLLLALLGPASARAQVPNGADPEVAALRSSFEYGKYAEVLERAGQRIDRGDLPEEDLVELHKLAGLSAFNLNKTDEAERHLRAVLRLDPDFSLDPFVVPPPAVAYFEDLKNQMAGEREFLRQEQRLRLEREKAEQERREQERVALETQRRRAEELARQVTVRTVEKRNFLVNFVPFGAGQFQQGRNSMGIVFAATEGALAITSIIAFFAYDSLFEERFVNIDNVLDEDGRASIPVRYIPTDRARQADTWQLLKLASATGFYTVYTLGVVDAVYHHEDQVVTSTTVESRPEPKPSPTVSQAAPPRVRLYSTHGGLGAGFSLTF
- a CDS encoding serine/threonine-protein kinase — encoded protein: MTLVGRHIGRYRILEELGSGGMSVVYKGLDTALDREVAVKVLHPHLAGKDESRRRLAREARAVAKLHHPNILEVFDFSSAEAHDAFIVTEYIRGRTLKTYLDEGPLEPPELAAMIIHELAAALAHAHEAGVIHRDLKPENVMVREDGVLKLMDFGIARLLDIEDRMTVTGALVGSPAHMSPEIIEGLEAGPEADVFSLGIMFYALMTGRLPFTASNTTATLKRILDGAYEDPRRRVPALSDELAEICATCLQRDPARRYPNAGKLRDALADALAGLGFPRVGEELISFFADPPSYQRLARQRIVAALLERGERQLAEKRTPRALACLNHVLALDATNERALGLLKGLQRQQRRRTWRRRGIRAGIGAGVALALGLGGWQLYRMNAAETETPKVETVGPRAEGTKAADGTATGPRLPAGTAGAAGTQGTGGTTGAPNDAQVTGALNGTDGTNGTQGSGAQGTGSPNGAQIAGAPNGTQGTGDAPATPTGSRPTGAQGTGGTGTPGRDAIAPPDTNPRLPSSTDRTSRPTMVASLDPREDPKPARGGRLPVSILVRPYGSIRVDDGPAGTQQLAQHDVHLTPGPHTITVSCGYCEDATETIDVKPDGENVFRLRALLKSSQLALDYQPPDATVRVGDTERTAHDSLQRPFDIRSPRGPASFQHRVEVEISSPGYKTEKRVVLLEPGKPTTLRGSLAPE